A DNA window from Xiphias gladius isolate SHS-SW01 ecotype Sanya breed wild chromosome 3, ASM1685928v1, whole genome shotgun sequence contains the following coding sequences:
- the LOC120788147 gene encoding charged multivesicular body protein 6-like, translated as MMGNIFGRNSRPSRVTEQDKAILQLKQQRDKLKQYQKRITGQLQKERLLARQLLKDGRKEKALLLLKKKRYQDQLLDKTENQISNLERMVQEIEFMQIEMKVIEGLKVGNDCLKSMHEIMSIEDVERILDETQESIEYQRQIDEMLAGALTQEDEDAVLAELEAIAEGEDVTLPEVPTEPIPEVPEATKAEPEKREAKNKPGREMLAA; from the exons ATGATGGGAAACATTTTTGGGAGAAATAGTCGACCTTCTCGTGTAACGGAACAAGACAAAGCCATTTTG caattgaagcagcagagagataaGCTCAAGCAGTACCAGAAGAGAATCACCGGGCAACTGCAGAAGGAGAGACTTCTTGCAAGGCAGTTGCTAAAAGATGGCAGGAAAGA AAAAGCACTGCTGCTTCTTAAGAAAAAACGATATCAGGATCAGCTGCTAGACAAGACAGAAAATCAGATTTCAAACCTGGAGCGCATG GTTCAAGAAATTGAGTTCATGCAAATTGAGATGAAAGTCATCGAAGGGCTTAAGGTTGGGAACGATTGTCTGAAGAGTATGCATGAG ATCATGTCAATAGAAGATGTGGAGAGAATCCTGGATGAGACCCAGGAATCAATTGAATATCAAAGG CAAATAGATGAAATGCTGGCTGGAGCCCTGACACAGGAGGACGAGGACGCTGTTTTAGCAGAGCTGGAAGCTATCGCTGAG GGAGAAGATGTAACACTTCCGGAGGTCCCCACTGAGCCAATACCAGAAGTCCCAGAGGCAACTAAAGCTGAACCAG agaagagagaagcaaagaacAAGCCAGGCAGAGAGATGCTGGCAGCCTAA